In Vitis riparia cultivar Riparia Gloire de Montpellier isolate 1030 chromosome 19, EGFV_Vit.rip_1.0, whole genome shotgun sequence, the following proteins share a genomic window:
- the LOC117908133 gene encoding exopolygalacturonase-like → MAWRSDFLVFCMLMFFLVSTSSVVLGKPAVLNVKDYGAVADGKTDNSRAFLEAWEAACEQEGTSVITVPRGGKYYVRQVAFTGPCKGSMTFLIKGDLYAPTDKSSHTLTHWIKFGYVDYLTIAGLANLYGGGPSAWPYKGCGQGQECLQVVPHSLRLEFVNHAWVHHIGSIDAKDKHISIFQCQDVTLSNIRTTAPHDSPNTDGVHIALSERVKILDSTFNTGDDCVAIFSGSKDVNISQSICGPGHGFSIGSMGKSPDEDPITKINIRNCTISHTDNGFRIKTWAASSYPTFASDITVQDVMMDNVRNPIIIDQHYCPRGGCDPTVGSQVEIKNLQIKRIWGTSTTETAVNLQCSSQKPCQGVELEDILLLFRNPQGGKLQPAVSSCAYVVGSSRGKQVPKPCI, encoded by the exons ATGGCATGGAGATCAGACTTTCTAGTATTCTGCATGCTGATGTTCTTCTTGGTGTCGACCAGTAGTGTTGTTCTAGGAAAACCGGCGGTTTTGAATGTGAAAGATTATGGTGCAGTTGCAGATGGGAAGACTGACAACAGTCGG GCTTTTCTGGAGGCATGGGAAGCAGCATGTGAACAGGAAGGAACAAGTGTTATCACTGTTCCAAGAGGAGGAAAATACTACGTGCGCCAAGTCGCATTCACAGGACCCTGCAAAGGCTCCATGACGTTCCTAATTAAGGGCGATCTTTATGCCCCTACTGATAAAAGTTCTCACACTCTTACGCACTGGATCAAGTTCGGGTATGTGGACTATTTGACTATCGCCGGACTTGCCAACCTGTATGGCGGAGGACCCTCTGCTTGGCCTTACAAGGGCTGCGGACAAGGTCAGGAGTGCTTACAAGTTGTTCCCCAT TCACTGAGATTGGAGTTCGTCAATCATGCATGGGTTCATCATATAGGATCGATCGATGCTAAAGATAAGCACATCAGCATATTCCAATGTCAGGACGTGACGCTTAGTAATATTAGGACAACGGCCCCCCACGACAGCCCTAATACAGATGGAGTACACATAGCATTATCGGAGAGAGTTAAGATTTTGGATTCGACATTTAACACCGGAGATGATTGCGTAGCCATCTTTTCTGGAAGCAAGGATGTGAATATCAGCCAGAGTATTTGTGGCCCGGGGCATGGGTTTAGCATTGGGAGCATGGGCAAATCCCCAGATGAAGACCCCATAACCAAAATAAATATACGCAACTGCACAATTAGCCATACTGACAACGGTTTTAGGATTAAAACATGGGCCGCCTCCTCCTACCCGACCTTTGCTTCCGATATCACTGTTCAAGATGTTATGATGGATAACGTCCGCAATCCCATCATCATTGATCAACATTATTGCCCTCGGGGAGGTTGTGATCCGACG GTTGGGTCACAAGTTGAGATCAAAAACCTTCAGATAAAGCGAATATGGGGGACTTCAACCACGGAAACTGCAGTGAATCTCCAGTGCAGCAGCCAAAAACCATGTCAGGGTGTTGAGCTTGAAGACATCCTTTTACTTTTCAGAAATCCCCAAGGTGGCAAACTACAACCTGCAGTTTCCTCATGTGCCTATGTGGTGGGCTCCTCCCGTGGCAAACAGGTCCCTAAGCCTTGCATATAG
- the LOC117908545 gene encoding LOW QUALITY PROTEIN: pirin-like protein (The sequence of the model RefSeq protein was modified relative to this genomic sequence to represent the inferred CDS: inserted 1 base in 1 codon), with amino-acid sequence MPETQISNGFSEPRLVVRKFLARPQHEGAGAIVRRSIGRFELKYFDPFLVLDEFSVSAPAGFPDHPHRGFETVTYMLQGAVQHEDFEGHKGSIEAGDLQWMTAGRGIVHSEMPAATGVQKGLQLWINLSSKNKMIEPRYQEIESKNIAEATKDGIKVRVIAGEALGKKSPVYTKTPTMYLDFTLSPGAHLQQPIPIKWNAFVYVLEGEGVFGNPKNLPTTAHHLLLLGSGDGLEAWNKSLKPLRFVLVXGEPLGEPVVQLGPFVMNTQEEIDRTVEDYENCINGFEKAKYWRSEVHRF; translated from the exons ATGCCTGAAACACAGATTTCCAATGGGTTCAGTGAGCCTCGCCTTGTGGTGAGAAAATTCTTGGCTAGGCCTCAGCATGAAGGAGCTGGAGCCATTGTCAGGAGAAGCATAGGAAG GTTTGAGCTGAAATACTTCGATCCTTTTCTTGTTTTGGATGAATTCTCAG TTTCTGCTCCTGCTGGGTTTCCTGATCACCCCCACAGAG gTTTTGAGACAGTTACCTACATGTTACAG GGAGCTGTTCAACATGAAGATTTTGAAGGGCACAAGGGGTCAATAGAGGCAGGTGATTTACAGTGGATGACCGCAGGAAGAGGGATCGTTCACTCAGAAATGCCTGCAGCCACCGGCGTCCAAAAGGGTCTGCAGTTGTGGATCAACCTTTCCTCCAAAAATAAGAT GATCGAGCCGAGGTACCAAGAAATAGAGAGTAAGAACATCGCAGAAGCTACAAAAGACGGGATCAAGGTGAGGGTCATAGCAGGGGAGGCCTTGGGGAAAAAATCACCAGTATACACAAAGACCCCCACCATGTATCTGGACTTCACTCTGAGTCCAGGAGCTCACCTGCAGCAGCCCATACCCATAAAATGGAACGCGTTTGTGTATGTCTTGGAAGGTGAAGGGGTGTTTGGGAACCCAAAAAATCTTCCCACAACAGCCCACCACCTGCTCCTTCTAGGCTCAGGTGATGGGCTGGAAGCATGGAACAAGTCCCTGAAGCCCCTCAGATTCGTTTTGG GGGGTGAGCCCTTGGGGGAGCCTGTGGTGCAGTTAGGCCCCTTTGTGATGAACACCCAGGAAGAGATTGACAGAACAGTTGAGGATTATGAAAACTGCATCAATGGATTTGAGAAGGCTAAATACTGGAGGTCTGAAGTTCATCGTTTCTAG